One genomic window of Actinoalloteichus hoggarensis includes the following:
- a CDS encoding LLM class flavin-dependent oxidoreductase, with amino-acid sequence MILEIGVILPSSTPYPDQPISNEIGASARFAEEVGLDSVWSTDHLVASAPMLDSTVVLATAAAVTERITIGFGVLLPALRQPAWAAKQVSTLQLLSGGRVVLGVGTGNPAHGDIGWRAAGVSFKDRGTRTDEALRVLPGLIGGLPTVLADGTEVTLTPGSAMPPVLVAGDGDRALRRAAEFGDGWVSLGLPATEVATRLTRLAELAADHGRPVPRATVVAPALDADPKRAAAQLAAYADAGTERVILPPTRAGWRRDYEFAAALKAAS; translated from the coding sequence ATGATCTTAGAGATTGGCGTGATCCTCCCGTCCTCCACGCCATACCCTGATCAGCCGATATCCAACGAGATCGGTGCGAGCGCCCGTTTCGCCGAGGAGGTCGGGCTCGACTCCGTCTGGTCCACCGACCATCTGGTGGCGAGCGCCCCGATGCTGGACAGCACCGTGGTGCTGGCCACCGCGGCGGCGGTGACCGAGCGGATCACCATCGGATTCGGAGTGCTGCTGCCCGCCCTGCGGCAGCCTGCCTGGGCGGCGAAGCAGGTCAGCACCCTTCAGCTGTTGTCCGGCGGTCGCGTCGTGCTCGGCGTCGGCACCGGCAATCCCGCCCACGGCGACATCGGCTGGCGGGCCGCCGGGGTCTCCTTCAAGGACAGGGGGACTCGCACCGACGAGGCGTTGCGGGTGCTGCCCGGCCTGATCGGCGGCCTCCCGACCGTGCTGGCCGACGGGACGGAGGTGACGTTGACGCCCGGATCGGCCATGCCGCCCGTGTTGGTGGCGGGCGACGGCGACCGAGCCCTGCGCAGGGCGGCGGAGTTCGGCGACGGCTGGGTGTCGCTCGGGCTGCCCGCGACGGAGGTGGCCACACGGCTCACCAGACTGGCGGAGCTGGCCGCGGACCACGGGCGCCCGGTGCCTCGCGCGACGGTGGTGGCGCCCGCGCTGGACGCCGACCCCAAGCGGGCCGCGGCGCAGCTCGCCGCGTACGCCGATGCGGGCACGGAGCGGGTGATCCTGCCGCCGACCAGGGCCGGCTGGCGGCGGGACTACGAGTTCGCCGCGGCCCTGAAGGCCGCGAGCTAG
- a CDS encoding citrate/2-methylcitrate synthase — MSVTVDGSIEVPAGLRDVVVTTTEIGDVRGREGFYHYRQYSAIDLAASRSFEETWFLFVEGRLPDPAELTRFVAEIAPLRVLPERLRALLPSIAALGPSADPMSGLRTALSALGAVHDLPALWDAPPERRRADALLVCAVTPTILAALHRLRAGLEPIEPRPELSHAANWLAMLGIEDPAPAHVRAVETYLIATVDHGFNASTFTARVVASAGADVVSAVTAAIGAFTGPLHGGAPDRALDSVDDIGTPDRIDDWVRAKVLAGERIMGFGHAVYRTNDPRAVLLREKAAELGGPLVDFATTVERRVVEILAELKPGRELYANVEFYAGVVMELCGIPRPLFTPTFAVSRVVGWTANILEQAEGGRIIRPAARYVGPDAPQPLPLPLR; from the coding sequence ATGTCTGTCACTGTGGACGGATCGATCGAGGTTCCCGCAGGCCTTCGCGACGTCGTCGTCACGACCACCGAGATCGGCGACGTACGGGGAAGAGAAGGCTTCTACCACTACCGGCAGTACTCGGCGATCGACCTGGCCGCGTCGCGTTCCTTCGAGGAGACGTGGTTCCTGTTCGTCGAGGGCAGGCTGCCCGACCCGGCGGAGCTGACGCGCTTCGTCGCCGAGATCGCCCCCCTGCGGGTGCTGCCCGAGCGGCTGCGCGCCCTGCTGCCCTCGATCGCGGCGCTCGGGCCGTCCGCCGACCCGATGTCGGGGCTGCGGACGGCCCTGTCCGCGCTGGGCGCCGTGCACGATCTGCCCGCGCTGTGGGACGCGCCGCCGGAACGACGGCGGGCCGACGCGCTGCTCGTGTGCGCCGTGACGCCGACGATCCTCGCCGCCCTGCACCGACTTCGTGCCGGACTGGAGCCGATCGAGCCTCGCCCCGAACTGTCGCACGCCGCGAACTGGTTGGCGATGCTGGGGATCGAGGACCCCGCCCCCGCGCACGTTCGTGCCGTGGAGACCTACCTGATCGCGACCGTCGACCACGGTTTCAACGCCTCCACCTTCACCGCCAGGGTGGTGGCCTCGGCGGGCGCCGACGTCGTGTCGGCGGTCACCGCCGCGATCGGCGCCTTCACCGGTCCGCTCCACGGCGGAGCCCCGGATCGGGCGCTGGACTCCGTCGACGACATCGGCACGCCGGACCGCATCGACGACTGGGTCCGTGCGAAGGTCCTCGCGGGCGAACGCATCATGGGCTTCGGCCACGCCGTCTATCGGACGAACGATCCGAGGGCCGTGCTCCTCCGCGAGAAGGCCGCCGAGCTGGGCGGCCCGTTGGTCGACTTCGCGACGACCGTCGAACGTCGGGTGGTCGAGATCCTGGCGGAGCTGAAGCCGGGCCGCGAGTTGTACGCGAACGTGGAGTTCTACGCGGGCGTGGTGATGGAGCTGTGCGGCATCCCGCGCCCGCTGTTCACGCCGACCTTCGCGGTCAGTCGGGTGGTGGGCTGGACCGCCAACATCCTGGAGCAGGCCGAGGGCGGCCGCATCATCCGTCCCGCCGCGCGCTACGTCGGCCCGGACGCCCCGCAGCCGTTGCCGTTGCCGTTGCGCTGA
- a CDS encoding citrate/2-methylcitrate synthase encodes MADSTAVEGDSRYLTTAEVAHRLDVKEATVYAYVSRGLLRSVRARGGRGSVFRQDEVEGLADRRRDGRQASGAVERIRTELTLIADDELYFRGHRAVDLATTTTVESVAHLLWTGDLADRPPFPAPADLVESAEAAIAVLPRTARLTDRLRVAVVALGALDPLRFALSPESVIRAGETLLGVLAAAHAPHAPQGDTVALRVWPVLTSRPVRARLLTAVLILLADHDLAVSTVAARIAANTRANPYAVVSAGLGALDGPRHGAASSLAYRFLGEALSDPIDALSDRLRTSGTVPGFGHRVYQRRDPRAELLITLLRESGEAETPLRALDAVTERLRDQNPSAFPNIDLALAAMMHAYDMRPDAGEAVFAVSRAVGWLAHAIEEYREPALRFRPVGVYTGARPAH; translated from the coding sequence ATGGCCGACTCCACCGCCGTCGAAGGTGATTCGCGTTACTTGACCACCGCCGAGGTGGCGCATCGCCTGGACGTCAAGGAGGCGACGGTCTACGCCTATGTCAGCAGAGGCCTGCTGCGCAGCGTGCGAGCCAGAGGCGGACGCGGAAGCGTGTTCCGGCAGGACGAGGTCGAGGGACTCGCCGACCGGCGTCGCGACGGCAGGCAGGCCTCCGGCGCGGTCGAACGGATCCGCACCGAGCTGACGCTGATCGCCGACGACGAGCTGTACTTCCGAGGGCATCGCGCGGTCGACCTCGCCACGACCACCACGGTCGAGTCCGTCGCCCACCTGCTCTGGACCGGCGATCTCGCGGATCGGCCGCCGTTCCCCGCGCCCGCCGATCTCGTCGAGTCCGCCGAGGCCGCCATCGCCGTGCTGCCCAGGACCGCGCGACTGACCGACCGACTGCGGGTCGCCGTCGTCGCCCTGGGCGCGCTGGACCCGCTGCGCTTCGCGTTGAGCCCGGAATCGGTGATCCGCGCGGGGGAGACGCTGCTGGGCGTCCTGGCCGCCGCGCACGCGCCGCACGCCCCCCAGGGCGACACGGTCGCGCTGCGAGTGTGGCCGGTCCTCACCTCACGGCCGGTGCGGGCTCGACTGCTCACGGCGGTCCTCATCCTGCTGGCCGACCACGACCTCGCGGTGTCCACGGTCGCCGCGCGGATCGCGGCGAACACGCGGGCCAACCCGTACGCGGTCGTCTCCGCGGGACTCGGCGCCCTCGACGGGCCCCGACACGGAGCGGCGAGCAGCCTCGCCTACCGTTTCCTGGGCGAGGCGCTGTCCGATCCGATCGACGCGCTGTCGGACCGGCTCCGCACCTCGGGCACCGTGCCGGGCTTCGGTCATCGGGTCTACCAGCGCCGCGATCCGCGGGCGGAGCTCCTGATCACGCTGCTCCGCGAGTCGGGGGAGGCGGAGACGCCCCTGCGTGCCCTGGACGCCGTCACGGAGCGGCTGCGCGATCAGAACCCGTCGGCGTTCCCCAACATCGATCTCGCCCTCGCGGCGATGATGCACGCCTACGACATGCGGCCCGACGCCGGTGAGGCCGTCTTCGCCGTCTCCCGGGCCGTCGGCTGGCTGGCCCACGCGATCGAGGAGTACCGCGAGCCCGCGCTGCGGTTCCGACCGGTCGGCGTCTACACCGGAGCCCGGCCCGCTCACTGA
- a CDS encoding GNAT family N-acetyltransferase — protein sequence MNLRLDRVTPENVREACALAVAPEQEAVVAPVAVSLAEAYAQPETTWPRLVYDGDDLVGFVMAGFDPENPVELFRCGVWRLNIAAGRQGRGYGRFAVEQLCAEARRRGQRRVTVMWEVHPAGPEDFYRRIGFTPTGETFHGQVVGERLLD from the coding sequence ATGAACCTTCGACTCGACCGTGTCACCCCCGAGAACGTGCGAGAGGCCTGTGCGCTCGCCGTCGCACCCGAGCAGGAGGCCGTCGTCGCACCCGTCGCCGTCTCGCTGGCCGAGGCCTACGCACAGCCGGAGACGACCTGGCCGCGCCTGGTCTACGACGGCGACGACCTGGTCGGTTTCGTGATGGCGGGCTTCGATCCGGAGAATCCGGTGGAGCTGTTCCGCTGCGGCGTCTGGCGGTTGAACATCGCGGCGGGTCGGCAGGGCCGGGGCTACGGACGTTTCGCGGTCGAACAGCTCTGCGCCGAGGCACGGCGACGTGGACAGCGGCGCGTCACCGTCATGTGGGAGGTCCATCCGGCAGGCCCCGAGGACTTCTATCGCCGGATCGGTTTCACCCCGACCGGGGAGACGTTCCACGGGCAGGTCGTCGGCGAACGCCTCCTGGACTGA